One stretch of Lacimicrobium alkaliphilum DNA includes these proteins:
- the wecA gene encoding UDP-N-acetylglucosamine--undecaprenyl-phosphate N-acetylglucosaminephosphotransferase yields the protein MFTHLQFMPIFTAFFVALLLLVVMTPVAHQWGLVDQPDYRKNHKGIVPLTGGLAMFVAILVASFVTDYWLKNDPQYFTAAAVVVTLGMLDDRFDLSAKGRLAFQFGVAAIMAWSAQNYLTSLGDLIGFGEINLGLAGYFLTLVCVVGVINAFNMIDGIDGLAGGMSLVVLLSVVFLLLVSQNGAAIMGPVLVISALVPFLAFNLSIKGFKGNKIFMGDSGSMFIGLTIVWLLVEYTQGTQPAMRPITAVWLIGLPLMDMAAIMYRRARKGQSVLKPDRQHLHNIFIRAGLSSNKSLVAILLLGSMYALVGIAGEMLNVPEYIMFWAFLLLLVIYSYVIQNIWIILRRLRRFGKSDIQVS from the coding sequence GTGTTTACCCATCTTCAATTTATGCCCATTTTCACCGCGTTTTTTGTGGCATTGCTGCTCCTGGTTGTCATGACTCCTGTCGCCCATCAATGGGGGCTGGTTGACCAGCCTGACTATCGTAAAAATCATAAAGGTATTGTTCCGCTGACTGGCGGATTAGCGATGTTTGTAGCCATATTGGTTGCCAGTTTTGTGACTGACTATTGGCTGAAGAATGATCCACAGTATTTTACTGCTGCTGCTGTTGTCGTGACGTTAGGCATGCTGGATGACAGATTTGATCTGAGTGCCAAAGGGCGCCTTGCCTTTCAGTTCGGTGTTGCTGCGATTATGGCCTGGAGCGCACAGAATTACCTGACCTCGCTCGGCGATTTAATAGGTTTCGGAGAGATTAATCTGGGGCTGGCCGGATATTTTCTGACTCTGGTTTGTGTTGTCGGCGTGATCAATGCGTTCAATATGATTGATGGTATCGATGGTCTGGCCGGAGGGATGAGCCTTGTTGTTTTGCTGAGTGTGGTATTTCTGCTGCTGGTATCTCAAAATGGCGCAGCCATAATGGGTCCGGTACTGGTCATTTCTGCATTAGTTCCATTTCTGGCATTTAATCTCAGTATAAAGGGTTTTAAAGGTAATAAGATCTTTATGGGGGATTCAGGCAGTATGTTTATCGGCCTGACCATAGTCTGGTTGCTGGTGGAATATACTCAGGGTACTCAACCCGCAATGCGCCCCATTACAGCAGTCTGGCTAATTGGCCTTCCGCTAATGGATATGGCAGCCATTATGTATCGCAGGGCCCGTAAAGGACAATCCGTGTTAAAACCAGACAGACAACATTTGCACAATATTTTTATTCGTGCAGGCCTGTCTTCCAACAAGTCACTGGTTGCCATCCTGTTGCTGGGAAGTATGTATGCACTGGTGGGTATTGCCGGTGAAATGCTTAACGTTCCTGAATACATTATGTTCTGGGCATTTCTGCTACTGCTGGTGATTTACAGTTATGTTATTCAGAATATCTGGATCATACTGCGCAGGCTAAGACGGTTCGGAAAGTCAGACATACAGGTCTCCTGA
- a CDS encoding polysaccharide pyruvyl transferase family protein yields the protein MKQTAAKKHIYILSASDRFNYGDLLFPIVAKHELGKLGDYEFHNIATIKSDLTSCGAMPTESYKKLLDYQSIPKGSLLLVAGGQVLNANWSRLVSFLHPFYHWVYEKCNGERLEKLTKWLFGKNAVSFPFMPSAPAMLERMKLVYHAVGGGVPKQARQRKEVMPSLKKAHYISVRETETRRVIKNNFAVEAELVPDSVAVISDIYPKASLKKPLDQDYVCVQFGYQKSKGKLSVVLAQLRKIHRQHGLAVGLLSIGNCPGHDDDKTVEWLKTNADFPVHVLPCDTIDQITAALAHSSLFIGTSLHGVIVSMSYGNPFIGVNKQVRKVDAYSKTWAPEYLQGSVGFVKIAATATERLAAHDSYDEVIAEHKKKVRESFSKIAQIAESAQG from the coding sequence ATGAAGCAAACAGCGGCAAAAAAACATATCTATATACTCAGCGCGTCTGACAGATTCAATTATGGCGACCTGCTTTTCCCTATTGTTGCCAAACATGAGCTCGGCAAACTTGGAGACTATGAATTTCACAATATCGCTACTATTAAATCGGACTTAACGAGCTGTGGCGCCATGCCAACGGAAAGTTATAAAAAGCTGCTTGATTATCAAAGTATTCCCAAAGGGTCGCTGCTGTTGGTGGCAGGAGGGCAGGTGCTGAATGCCAACTGGTCCAGGCTTGTCAGTTTCTTACACCCTTTTTATCACTGGGTTTATGAGAAATGCAATGGAGAGCGGCTGGAAAAATTGACCAAATGGTTGTTTGGCAAAAATGCAGTGTCTTTTCCCTTTATGCCGTCTGCTCCGGCTATGCTGGAGCGTATGAAATTGGTGTATCACGCTGTTGGAGGTGGTGTACCAAAGCAAGCCAGGCAGCGAAAGGAAGTCATGCCGAGTCTCAAAAAAGCTCATTATATCAGTGTGCGGGAGACAGAAACCCGCCGTGTAATTAAGAACAATTTTGCTGTGGAAGCGGAACTGGTACCGGACTCGGTTGCTGTAATCAGTGATATCTACCCCAAAGCGAGTCTCAAAAAGCCTCTTGATCAAGATTATGTCTGTGTGCAATTTGGTTATCAGAAAAGTAAGGGAAAGTTATCTGTTGTTCTGGCCCAATTGAGAAAAATACATCGTCAACATGGTCTGGCGGTGGGCTTGTTATCAATTGGTAACTGCCCGGGGCACGATGATGACAAGACAGTCGAATGGCTGAAAACCAACGCAGATTTTCCGGTTCATGTATTGCCATGCGATACCATCGATCAAATAACTGCGGCACTGGCACATTCAAGCTTGTTTATTGGTACCAGTTTACACGGTGTGATTGTCTCAATGTCTTATGGCAACCCCTTCATTGGTGTCAATAAGCAGGTTCGCAAAGTCGATGCTTACAGTAAAACCTGGGCTCCGGAATATCTTCAGGGGTCGGTAGGTTTTGTTAAAATTGCTGCTACCGCAACAGAGAGACTGGCTGCTCATGATAGCTATGACGAAGTCATCGCCGAGCATAAAAAAAAGGTCCGGGAGTCATTCAGTAAAATCGCACAGATTGCTGAAAGCGCTCAAGGATAA
- a CDS encoding DUF2802 domain-containing protein, which produces MTLIEISLIALFVVLGLGIVLLAWRQQSQRAGFSALSAQLQEQQQQLAILQEAIHELRTGSIGVGKKVKALEAQLVQLQQKQQELEEMEPDSKLYTGAVKLLQRGASVEEVMQECELPRAEAELLFSIHGKG; this is translated from the coding sequence ATGACGCTTATTGAAATTTCCCTGATTGCCTTATTCGTAGTGCTTGGCCTTGGTATCGTGCTGCTTGCCTGGCGTCAGCAATCCCAACGAGCCGGGTTTTCGGCCTTGTCTGCGCAATTGCAGGAACAGCAACAACAGCTGGCGATACTGCAGGAAGCCATACACGAACTGCGTACCGGCAGTATCGGTGTGGGTAAAAAAGTCAAAGCCCTGGAAGCACAACTGGTTCAGTTGCAGCAAAAACAGCAGGAACTGGAAGAAATGGAGCCCGACAGCAAGCTCTACACGGGCGCGGTAAAACTGCTCCAGCGGGGCGCCAGCGTCGAAGAGGTGATGCAGGAATGCGAATTACCCCGTGCCGAAGCGGAACTGCTGTTCAGTATTCATGGTAAGGGCTGA
- a CDS encoding chemotaxis protein CheW: protein MSDDRTSSNVATDADEVLQWVTFKLGEETYGINVMQVQEVLRYSEIAPVPGAPDYVLGIINLRGNVVTVIDTRSRFGLDTSEVTDNSRIVIIESEQQVVGILVDSVAEVVYLKSSEIDSAPNVGTEESAKFIQGVCNREGQLLILVDLNKLLTDEEWDEITSL, encoded by the coding sequence ATGAGTGACGACAGAACCAGCAGCAATGTTGCAACAGACGCAGACGAAGTCCTGCAGTGGGTGACCTTCAAGCTCGGAGAGGAAACCTACGGTATTAATGTAATGCAGGTTCAGGAAGTGCTGCGTTACTCCGAGATCGCCCCGGTACCGGGTGCCCCCGACTATGTACTGGGGATAATCAACCTGCGTGGCAACGTGGTGACGGTGATTGACACCCGTTCCCGTTTTGGCCTGGACACCAGCGAAGTGACAGACAATTCACGTATTGTCATCATCGAGTCGGAGCAACAGGTGGTGGGCATTCTGGTGGACAGTGTGGCCGAAGTGGTTTATCTCAAGTCCTCTGAAATCGACAGCGCGCCAAATGTAGGCACCGAAGAAAGCGCCAAGTTTATTCAGGGCGTGTGTAATCGCGAAGGGCAGCTTTTGATTCTGGTGGATCTGAATAAACTGTTGACCGACGAAGAATGGGATGAGATTACCAGCCTCTGA
- a CDS encoding chemotaxis protein CheW → MSKGQFANEGVMEDYLSALLTDDPVIEAVQKQSVARLLEQAKIEEQVRAEEQARVEVPVAPAPEPPKPAPVAPPVSETGSVTQTSLAEKVQQKSVAMPTQQEQAEFRQGSFQALFFKVAGLTLAVPLTELGGIHKLEKTSALLGKPKWFNGVMLHRDEKLNVVDTAQWVMPEKYDETLAESLNYQYLIMLGDSGWGLSCESLVNTVKLEQDDVKWREHHGKRPWLAGLVKEKMCALIDASQLVKMLEQGLNSNDEDDAREPVL, encoded by the coding sequence ATGAGTAAAGGCCAGTTTGCCAACGAAGGAGTGATGGAAGATTATCTTTCAGCGCTGCTGACCGATGATCCTGTTATCGAAGCGGTGCAGAAACAATCCGTTGCCAGGCTTCTGGAGCAGGCGAAAATTGAAGAGCAGGTCAGGGCAGAGGAACAGGCCAGAGTCGAGGTGCCAGTTGCGCCAGCCCCTGAACCGCCAAAACCGGCACCTGTTGCGCCGCCGGTTAGTGAGACCGGTTCCGTCACGCAAACCAGCCTGGCAGAAAAAGTCCAACAGAAATCCGTTGCGATGCCGACACAACAGGAACAGGCGGAGTTTCGCCAGGGCAGTTTTCAGGCCTTATTTTTTAAAGTGGCCGGGCTGACGCTGGCGGTACCGCTGACTGAACTGGGTGGTATTCACAAGCTGGAGAAGACTTCGGCACTGCTCGGCAAGCCCAAATGGTTTAACGGCGTGATGCTCCACCGGGATGAAAAACTCAATGTGGTGGACACTGCACAATGGGTAATGCCAGAAAAATACGATGAAACACTGGCAGAATCCTTAAATTATCAATATCTTATTATGTTAGGTGACAGTGGTTGGGGATTATCCTGCGAATCACTGGTGAATACGGTCAAGCTGGAACAGGATGACGTGAAATGGCGTGAACACCATGGTAAACGTCCCTGGCTGGCTGGCCTGGTGAAAGAAAAAATGTGTGCCCTTATCGATGCTTCTCAATTGGTGAAAATGCTGGAGCAGGGCCTGAACAGTAATGATGAAGACGATGCCCGGGAGCCAGTCTTATGA
- a CDS encoding ParA family protein has protein sequence MIVWTVANQKGGVGKTTTTVTLGALLALQGKRVVLVDTDPHASLSYYFGVDSEELSSSVYDVFMAGKSLNQDTVLDCLCPTKLDSLFLLPATMALATLDRSMGNQGGMGLILQKALQAVDKDFDYALIDCPPVLGVLMVNALAACERILVPVQTEFLALKGLDRMMHTLEIMRKSRTHEYQYTIIPTMFDKRTNAAMESYQALRRTYGDRVWSGVVPVDTRFRDASQAQSPPPVFCPKSRGVYAYASLLKHLQSLGGHA, from the coding sequence GTGATCGTCTGGACCGTTGCCAATCAAAAAGGTGGGGTAGGTAAAACCACAACCACAGTTACCCTGGGGGCGCTACTGGCGCTGCAGGGGAAGCGGGTGGTGCTGGTGGATACGGATCCCCATGCTTCACTGAGCTATTATTTTGGTGTCGATTCGGAAGAGCTGTCCAGCAGTGTTTACGATGTATTTATGGCCGGAAAATCACTCAATCAGGATACCGTGCTTGATTGCCTGTGCCCGACCAAACTCGACTCACTGTTCCTGCTGCCTGCAACCATGGCGCTGGCCACGCTGGATCGAAGCATGGGTAACCAGGGCGGTATGGGGCTGATTCTGCAGAAGGCACTGCAGGCCGTAGACAAGGATTTTGACTATGCCCTGATTGATTGCCCGCCGGTGCTGGGCGTGCTGATGGTCAACGCTCTGGCCGCCTGTGAACGCATACTGGTGCCGGTACAGACAGAATTCCTGGCTCTCAAAGGCCTGGACAGAATGATGCATACCCTCGAAATCATGCGCAAATCACGAACCCACGAGTATCAGTACACTATTATTCCCACTATGTTTGATAAACGTACCAATGCCGCAATGGAGTCTTATCAGGCACTGCGCCGTACTTATGGCGACAGGGTATGGAGCGGTGTGGTGCCGGTGGATACCCGTTTTCGTGACGCCAGTCAGGCCCAAAGCCCACCACCGGTGTTCTGTCCCAAAAGCCGGGGCGTGTATGCCTATGCCAGCCTGCTGAAACATCTGCAATCCCTGGGAGGGCACGCATGA
- a CDS encoding protein-glutamate methylesterase/protein-glutamine glutaminase has translation MQYKVLVVDDSTFFRKRVADFLEQDPGLTVVGQARNGQEAIDMAAKLSPDVITMDVEMPVMDGITAVKKIMAQKPVPILMFSSLTHDGAEATLNALDAGALDFLPKKFEDIARERTEAISLLQQRVKALARRRIFTRPAAPRPALRTTSTTAPQAAPASAPLKSGSGKRYGVLAIGASTGGPVALQTVLTALPASFPYPIFLIQHMPGTFTSAFAARMNNLCQINVKEAENGETAKAGWAYLAPGGKQMLFEGSSRAPRIRIVDDKDQSNITYKPSVDLSFASLARIYGGDALAVILTGMGADGREGARSLKSRGATIWAQDEKTCVVYGMPQAVAAAGISSQSMPLGDIAANIKTEMSVRG, from the coding sequence ATGCAGTATAAAGTGCTGGTGGTCGATGATTCGACTTTTTTCCGTAAAAGGGTGGCGGACTTTCTGGAGCAGGATCCCGGCCTGACAGTAGTGGGCCAGGCCAGAAATGGTCAGGAAGCCATAGATATGGCCGCCAAACTGAGCCCCGATGTGATCACCATGGACGTGGAAATGCCGGTGATGGACGGCATTACCGCAGTGAAAAAAATCATGGCGCAAAAACCTGTGCCGATCCTGATGTTTTCCTCCCTGACTCATGATGGTGCCGAAGCCACCCTGAATGCTCTGGATGCCGGGGCGCTGGATTTTTTACCGAAGAAATTTGAAGACATTGCCCGCGAGCGGACAGAAGCGATTTCGCTGTTGCAACAGCGGGTCAAGGCGCTGGCGCGCCGTCGTATTTTTACCCGTCCGGCAGCTCCAAGACCTGCACTTCGCACCACAAGTACCACTGCACCACAAGCTGCCCCGGCTTCCGCGCCGCTTAAGAGCGGTTCAGGTAAACGCTATGGGGTTCTGGCTATAGGGGCTTCCACGGGTGGCCCCGTTGCACTGCAAACCGTGCTGACGGCGTTGCCGGCAAGTTTTCCGTATCCGATCTTCCTGATTCAGCATATGCCAGGTACCTTCACCAGCGCCTTTGCTGCAAGAATGAATAATCTTTGTCAGATCAATGTCAAGGAAGCTGAAAACGGCGAAACGGCTAAGGCAGGATGGGCCTATCTGGCGCCGGGCGGTAAACAGATGTTGTTTGAAGGCAGCAGCCGGGCACCACGTATTCGTATCGTGGATGACAAAGACCAGAGTAATATCACCTACAAACCCAGTGTGGATCTGAGCTTTGCGTCGCTGGCGCGTATATACGGCGGCGATGCGCTGGCGGTGATCCTGACCGGCATGGGCGCCGACGGTCGCGAAGGAGCCCGTTCACTGAAATCCCGCGGCGCAACGATATGGGCACAGGATGAGAAAACCTGTGTGGTTTATGGCATGCCTCAGGCAGTCGCCGCTGCCGGTATTTCGTCACAATCCATGCCCCTTGGTGATATTGCCGCCAATATCAAAACGGAAATGTCAGTGCGCGGCTAG